aaaagtaaagtAAAAGATATGTATATGGaaagaatatatgaataagaCCTTAACATTAGAAaatatagttatatattaaatttttttttaatcctatattatgtaaaatatgCGAAAAGGGTTAAATATAACAACTAATTAGTTTTAAAAGGTGTTTCTTATAGAGaagcatttatatattataaataaatatatgtgagTATATGTTTTACTTATGAATATCTCAAGGAGATATTTAAGAAGatttattatcaataataattgtgttaatgtctaatatatatatatatatatatattatatttatatattttaattatatttttattttatggaACAATCATATTGTATGCCACTTAAACACCATATATAAAAGtgcatttttaaaaaattaagaaaaagaaaaagtatAACATAAATTTGATAACATAAGAAAATCGCAACTTACACAAAATGTATTTTGTTTGAGATATTAATAGtactttatttaaaataatatatatctatatatatattaatgttcaAATTGGTTTTAAAATAGttgtttttttatgtactcttttttcttttttaacataaattatatgtatgtaatatattatatatatatatatatatatatatttttagtaAACATGTTTATTAAATGAGTGAAGATAAGCTTTAtacattatcatttttttatttccttctATTTCTCTTactgaatatatatatatatatatagtaaaaataaaattactatataattatgtatattataaaattaaatgtaatcatattaattatatatatatatatatatatatatatatatatattatataataaataatgattatattattttctacatAATTGTTACATTttccataaaaatataaatgtcattttttttccactattttgttttaataaaaaatcttcaaaatatatgaattatataatctTCATTGCTTCATAATTAACCTGaccattttttctttttcttttttttttctggtAATTcagtatattttatatacaaatttaaaaatttttatatacttattaaatttagatatattattaaaataatgaaaaatatggtAAAACGTGTAAATTTTTCctatgtttttctttttcttttgcttttttttttaaatataaatatatgtggaacatattataaattttaatatatctgatatatatgagcttttttttttttttttttttttattattaaattatattatatataataaatcaatatcatatatattgttagAAAGAAAGTATCATTTGTAACATATGatatttatgataaaaaaaagaaaaattggcttaaaatcatttaatttgttttaattttatcaaatggagaataataataaaaaaaagaaaaaaaaaaagagaaaaataattaatgtataaaatatttttccaatacatatacatatatctatattattttatttataagggttaataaataaaatagtgTTGTaaggataatataatatatatttttttaaatagtataatattatattatataatattatattatctatcttgaagataaaaatataagttataatatttaaaaattaattttatgcATTACATATTTTggcattaatatattttgatcataacatatatatatgcataattATATCTTATACCTGttacattataaataaaaaaaaaaatatatatatatatatatatatatatatatatatatatatatatatatttctttatttattattatttattttaatttgattttattttgtcaATTTCAATTCttgtaaaaaatgaatatatttgatcatcatattaaaaatgtagaTAAAGGGAATGTAGTTGCAATATTAGGTGCACAATGGGGTGATGAAGGAAAGGGTAAAATAATTGATATGTTATCAGAATATTCTGATATTACTTGTAGATTTAATGGAGGTGCTAATGCAGGACATACGATATCTGTAAATGATAAGAAATATGCTTTACATTTATTACCATGTGGtgtattatatgataataatataagtgtATTAGGAAACGGAATGGTAATACATGTAAAATCATTAATGGAAGAAATTGAATCAGTTGGAGGAAAGTTATTAGAtagattatatttatcaaataaagcccacatattatttgatattcATCAAATTATTGATTCAATACAAGagacaaaaaaattaaaagaaggaAAACAAATAGGTACAACAAAAAGAGGTATTGGACCATGTTATTCTACAAAAGCTTCCAGAATAGGTATAAGATTAGGaactttaaaaaattttgaaaactttaaaaatatgtacaatAAATTAATAGACCACTTAAtggaattatataatataacagaTTATGACAAAGAAAAAGAActcaatttattttataattatcactTAACATTAAAAGATAGAATAGTAGATGTTATTTCCTTTATGAATACAAATTTagaaaacaataaaaaagtaTTAATTGAAGGTGCTAATGCAGCTATGTTAGATATTGATTTTGGAACATATCCATATGTAACTAGTAGCTGTACAACAGTTGGTGGTGTTTTTTCAGGACTTGGAATTcatcataaaaaattaaatttagtTGTAGGTGTAGTTAAAAGTTATTTAACTAGAGTTGGTTGTGGCCCTTTCTTAActgaattaaataatgacATTGGTCAATATTTAAGAGAAAAAGGTCATGAATATGGAACAACTACCAAGAGACCAAGAAGATGTGGATGGCTAGACATACCaatgttattatatgttaaatgTATTAATAGTATTGATATGATAAACTTAACAAAATTGGATGTTTTATCTGGATTAGaggaaatattattatgcgtcaattttaaaaataaaaaaacaggtattaaatataacatctgtatattttaaatgtgtaatatgtaaatattatatgttaattttttcaaatctattatatatacatatatatatatatatatattttttatattattttattttttaggaGAATTGCTTGAAAAGGGTTGCTACCCTGTTGAAGAAGAAATATCAGAAGAATATGAACCAGTTTATGAAAAATTCAATGGATGGAAAGAAGACATATCTACTTGTAATGAATTTGATGAATTACCAGAAAATgcaaagaaatatattttagctatagaaaaatatgtaCAGACTCCAGTAGTTTGGATTGGTGTAGGTcctaatagaaaaaatatgattattaaaaagaattttaACTTTaactaaaatatataaaattaataaaaaaaaaaaaaaaaaaaaaaaaatatacatttatatattgaaatagtaattttattaaaaaaaaataaaaaaatacgaacacatatatataaacctatattttattttttatattttttttttttaatacaaaaTGAGGTATATCATTAGTACAGTAATGTAAATcgttttataaattatatgtccTTTGGTATTTTTACCCtcatttttatgtaattttcatacatatatatatttatacatttgtgtttttttttttaagtatttttaattaaaaaaaaattaatgaaaataaacagtaatataataaatatattacaaaaaaaaaaaaaaataaataaataataattaaatataataaaataaaataattatggcaaattttaataaaagcaaaattcaaaaaaaaaatttgcttttttatatatttttttttaaatataattatattatggaATAACCGTGAATGGCTATAGagtttttatatgatatatattaggTTATTTACAcaaattcatattatcataatatatttaaaatttatataattttttctaatatttcattaatttcattttttaagaatCCTTTAAATTCTTGTTTAAATTGTAAAAAGTCAAAAGTCATCTTGGTatttaaaaaggaaaaatcaaatggataaatataatttttagtTATAATATCTGCATTATCTTTGcattcaaaaatataatcacAAAAAGATCTGAAGGAATATATTCCTTCTTTACTAAATATTTGTTCAATCATTTTATTTGAATCACATCTTTTTATTTGatctttatcttttatataaagtCTTTTTTCCAtaagattataaaaattatattttttaatatatccatAGCATATATATGGTTTTATAACATAAAGCTTTTTCATGTTTTCTTCTGTGTTTATTAGTATTATTCCATCATACTTATTAATAAGCTTCAATtcctataaaataaaatatataaatatataatgaagaaaatatctCAACAGATatctatatctatatatatatatatatataattattcatttgCCCATAGTTACCTTTAATAACAATTTTGAATCGTTGTGATGACAATTAATATCatttcttattataaaaacacaTTGTCTTTCCGTAtcaaaattttcattttctaattcttttttcAAGTTGATGTATTCATTTTTCTGCcctatcaattttttttcatactctttttttttataaagtgtatcaaatttctttttacgtttctataataaataaaataaaaccaaaagtatatataatatgaataaatatattaacataaaatactatatatatatatatttgtatttcttttttcttactCTTATTTTCTCAACattaaattttcttttatcttTTCGTATTTTTTCCTCCTTAAAAtctattttctttattcttCTAAATTTTACATGTTTCACTTtgttatattcttttttttttattggtTCTTTCTttgatttctttttattcattttgttttattttatactgtattatataatattataaaataacatttattaattactgggggttaaaataaaagcacaaaaaaaaaaaaaaaaattaaaataacataaaagtttttaaataaaaataaataagagatataaaataaactaataaaaaattaaaaatacaaatttaAGTACATATagaagggaaaaaaaaaaaaaattgttctatatgtataaatatatatatatttatatatatgataatttaattCAATTAATGTATAAatt
This region of Plasmodium sp. gorilla clade G2 genome assembly, chromosome: 13 genomic DNA includes:
- a CDS encoding adenylosuccinate synthetase, with the protein product MNIFDHHIKNVDKGNVVAILGAQWGDEGKGKIIDMLSEYSDITCRFNGGANAGHTISVNDKKYALHLLPCGVLYDNNISVLGNGMVIHVKSLMEEIESVGGKLLDRLYLSNKAHILFDIHQIIDSIQETKKLKEGKQIGTTKRGIGPCYSTKASRIGIRLGTLKNFENFKNMYNKLIDHLMELYNITDYDKEKELNLFYNYHLTLKDRIVDVISFMNTNLENNKKVLIEGANAAMLDIDFGTYPYVTSSCTTVGGVFSGLGIHHKKLNLVVGVVKSYLTRVGCGPFLTELNNDIGQYLREKGHEYGTTTKRPRRCGWLDIPMLLYVKCINSIDMINLTKLDVLSGLEEILLCVNFKNKKTGELLEKGCYPVEEEISEEYEPVYEKFNGWKEDISTCNEFDELPENAKKYILAIEKYVQTPVVWIGVGPNRKNMIIKKNFNFN
- a CDS encoding 60S ribosomal protein L7-2, putative; translation: MNKKKSKKEPIKKKEYNKVKHVKFRRIKKIDFKEEKIRKDKRKFNVEKIRKRKKKFDTLYKKKEYEKKLIGQKNEYINLKKELENENFDTERQCVFIIRNDINCHHNDSKLLLKELKLINKYDGIILINTEENMKKLYVIKPYICYGYIKKYNFYNLMEKRLYIKDKDQIKRCDSNKMIEQIFSKEGIYSFRSFCDYIFECKDNADIITKNYIYPFDFSFLNTKMTFDFLQFKQEFKGFLKNEINEILEKII